Sequence from the Bufo bufo chromosome 10, aBufBuf1.1, whole genome shotgun sequence genome:
CAGAAAACCCCCGGCCTGTCATAGTGACATAGCAGAAGCTTTGGTTGGTGAAGTTCCTAGTGCCGACACCTCCACTGATCTCTAAAATGAAGGGCAGAAGCGCCCAATTGAGTGCTGGACCCCGTTGGCTGTGTCGGGTTCTCCTTGAATCACATCAGAGAGCCAAAAAGATCAAATGTACAGGCTCCTAGAAGTCTCTGAGCCGATCAAAGCCAAAGGGTTACAGAACTTGGCTTGAGTGCTTCTGACTCTACATTTCAGCCATCAGTGGGGGGCTCAGCacacggacccccacagatcataaCCTATGACTTGTCAGAACTTTTCTGAAATGACAGGTTGACTTCACTGAGGCCTGGTTAAAGTTGATGTATGAAgtcatttaaagggatattcccatctcagacattgttgGGATATCGTAAGATTATGCCAGCAACGTCCAATAGAATCAGGTCACAGGGaaggggacctgcacctatctccagaatgggcccccccgaagtgaagggagagcagccATGTATGTGAGGCCACCCTCTGTTCagcgctatgggagttctgaaaatagcggaCTATTTCAAGCAGTCCCacagcggtgaatggagagggggccgtgcttgcacagtgtgctctccattcactgctatgggacttccaaaaatagctgagccagcgcacagtgtgctatccttcacttcgggggcctcgttctggagataggagcgagtaccagaggtgggacccgcacagaATTGACAATGAtggcacatcctagcgatatgccatcgatgtctgacatgggaatatccctttaatgaccCACATGTTTTAGGAGTATGTTGTAGTGACGCACATTTCTCAGGGTAcaatcacacgactgtatgtattttgcggtctgcaaaacacggatccgcagaaTTCGGATACTGTCTATGTGGCGTCCGCATATACTGCAGATCCATAGTGtccaatgggtccgtgatccgcatttgcggccaagaataggacatgttctattttttgtggaacagacctACGGATGCAGAAGCCACACAGATGTCTTCCATGtcctttccgcatccgtatgtcccttttgcaaaagatagaacatgtcctattcctgttcgTAAATGCAGACCATAGACCACCTTTGGTACCTGCTCCTTGTAGTGAAGGatagcacactgcgcatgcgtggtgtgctctccattcactgctgtctTCTGCGGGAACAGACGGTTGTGGAAAGCACATGAAAGACATCCGTTCTGCCAAAAATAGAACAAGTCATATTCTTGGCTTCAAATGTGGACcacggacccactgaagtcaatgggtctgcaaaacaatgcagaccgcaaaatacatgcagTCACGTGAATGTACCCTTACTCAACTCCCAGGTCTATGGACACTGAGGATTTTTGTAAGACAGATCAAAGTAAAGACAGGACAGATTTATTCCATGTTCTCAGGCCCAAGTTTGCCTTCAGAGGTCTTCACCTCCACCACAACCAGCGAGCAAAGCATAGATTTATCAGATAAGGAAATGTGACAGCACGGTAGAGGACACTTGGCTGATTTGACATGCTTCACCAATACCACCACATTGGTAGTCCCATCACTTTTGCTTCATTATGACCATATCCTCATATATTTTTGCAACTTAAGAGCCTAAGTCCATGTACCAAAGCAACAAATTACATATCTGATTGATCCAGAGTCACCTGACGGGGCATCATGCCAATAGAAACTGCAGATTGGTAAGCAAAAACCGAGTGCCGCTAGTTACTGTCACCACGGAGGTGACTGGGTTTAGCTTGAAGGCACTGGCGTCCCCTTTCTTGTAATGATCCCGGAACAGATAAATGCAACCATTGCAGCTGGCGATTTTCCAGAGAGACGGTCTCGAGTTCCAGATTTCAGGAAGGTACAGCCGTGTGAAGCTGTCCAAAAGTGGGTTATAACAAACCAGAGAATCTCCCTGGGCTATGATGAACACCAGGTCCTTGTGAACCGCCGCGTGGATGTGACCGGCGAACGGCAGCAGGTAGGGTTTGACGTGGCACTTCTCGGTGTTGGTGTCAAAACACTGAATAAGACGAGAGGGTTTCGTGAAGAAGTCGAGGTCGTTCTCCACTCCTCCCATCAGGTAGATAAGCCCATTGAGGTTTACTCCTGCCGCACCCGAGATGGAGACCTCCAGCTGACTAGTTTCTGTCCAGACATTGTCCCGAACTCGATAGTAAATGACCACGTTGGAGAGGGAGTCTTGCAGAGTCTTACCGCCCAGGGAGTAGATGACATCCTTGCTGGACACAGACACCAGAGTATGCTGCAGACGGTCTCGAGGAAGTGGTGCACATCTCTCCCAGTCCATGGTCTCCATGTTACATTTCCACATACGGCGAGGTATGGATCCTCCTACCACGTAGAGATCAGCGCCATGCTTGCACGCGGCAGTGATCTGGTGGCACAAACTGTTCTGCCCACTTACGCTAATGGAATCATCCTGAGCGCAATGCAGAGAGACGGCGATGGAGTGCGTGCGAGATTCCTCCTTCCCGATCAGATAAATGTCCACCTTTTCCCCGATTTCCTTAAAGACAGAACAGACATTGAGACGCTTAAAACATTTTCTTGGTTACGAGGTTAATCAACTGCTGATCAAGACATAATGGTGGAGGTGTATTAAAAGGATCTACCCAAAGCAAGCAATCAGATTCTCCTGAGGAAGCTGCTCACCATGGGTGCTCCAACAGGAAAGGGacgacctctttaaaggggttttctgctgCTGAAACCTAGTAACCGATCCTTAGGATAACAATATCAGGTTGGTGTGGGGTTGACTCCCGACACTGCGACTGACTGTCTGTCTAGAACAAGCGCTGGAACTGCACAGCTCCGTACAACAAGTAGTGGTCATGAATGGTATTGCAGTTCCATTCACAGCGACTACAGAGCTGTACTGTATGGGTGAGAAGCAGCCCATTCACACAGCTGATCAGCTCgggtgtcaggagtcagaccTGCACCGATCTGATGGCTCATCTCACAGTTCCGGACTCATGTTTGAGGCTATTTTTGGCGATTTTCCACTCGTGCTGGTTAAACAGGCGTCACTTTTAATTTTCTTTAAGCTGGAgtctgccctcagtgcacttaacggctaagggttctttcacacttgcgtttaactTTTCCAGTATTGATATCCGGCAgaaaaaggcttccgttttgtccccattcattgtcaatggggacaaaactgaactgaacggagtgcaccagaatgcattccattccgtttggttgcgttcccgtaCCGGAGAGAAAAACCGCAGAAAACTGCGGTTTTCTGTCcagcatgggatgcggagcaaaccgatccggcatgacacacaatgcaaatcaatggatccgttttctcggacacaatagaaataGATCCAGCACCCGGATTCGTCATGgccattttaaagataatacaaccggatccgttcataacaaatgcagactgttgtattataaaaaacggaagcgtttttgctgaatcctGCCAAATCAGGCAaatacacaagtgtgaaagtagcctaatttacattccagactaaaagtactttttctaccTTGTAGGTAAGATCATCATGTTGTTTGTTGTACAATTGTCCACTGCTATTACAACAAGTAAACCCAcaattttttagaatttttttaaataacttttattcacATTTTCAAAGAAAATAAAATTTACATCAGGGCAGAACATCACAGAGAGAGAACATAAGAGACGGTAAATACGCCATTTTTAAACATGAAAGGAATGTATCTTTGGTCTTGTCTTTTTAGGCATAAACAACTACtttgtaacaaaaaatatatataatttactatCAATAAAGTCAACAATACAAATTGTTTATTTCCGTATGAAATGTAGAAAACACATTACAATAACTAACAGCAATTGCTCATATTAATGAACTTTAAACAAGTAAAAATAAAACTGCAGGTGCCGACCGCTGAAATAACATCGACTAGAAGCAGAGTTCTATCGGCAGTTCACCAGAAGCGTAATCAGAATAATACTTAAACCCAGTGTAATGCCCGTCAGGTTCTGGGTATGTTTGCCTTATTTTTTTGATTACACACGTGGGTACAGATACTCGGCGTGCCTTTCCAAGAAATCCATATACCAGGTTAGTGAATTTGCGATATCCAGCCACACGTAGATGCCTGGGAGGAAAAAAGTTTTATATTATGAATAGGCGATTAGATATAGTTAGTGAAAGTGTCCTCATACCTCCACCCTGTGTACGATGCACATCTTGTTATGGCATCTAAAAATGCATATACTAAGGGGCTGCTCACATTATGTTTCAGATTACCATGTATGCCGGAAAAAGCTCCCGACCTATACTGCAGATGCCCAATGGTGGCGTCCGTTACCCATAGGCTACAGTGGCATCCATGCTTTGCAATAGCTTTTTACAACAGATCCTAtataggagatatatatatatatatatatatatatatatatagcctatGGGTAAAGGCTATGACCCGCCATAAGAActtcctatccccaggatagggaaTAATTGTATGATTGGTGGGAGTGTGACCGCTGGGtctcccactgatcatgagaacagggtccAGGAGACCCCGTAGTGAATGGAGGGATGGTCGTGCATGCATACTGTCGCTCCATTCAGCTCTTTGTGACTCTTGAAGAAACGCAGACTACAATGTTCAACCATCTCCAGCAATACCATAGGGATGGAGAGGCAGTGTGCATGCATGACTGTCTCTCCATTCCCTCTGGGGACTCTGGAATCCCATCCTCTTGAACGATGGCGGGACCCAGCAGTCAGACCACCACCGGTCAGATACTTCCTACCCTTTCCCGccatctgccgtacatgtacagcgaatGTTGGGTATTTAAAAGGTAGCGTCCGCTCAAGAGCTGAGCAGGCGCCATAGTCTGCGGGACACCCTCAAGTAGAATCGATGATCGAAGACAACTCCCATCACGAGTTTTAACCACTCAGACTCTGTGGTCAACTGCATCTGAGCAGGCATTTAACAGGGGCAGGCTGCTCCTGCTTACAAACAGGTTTGGCAGGGGCCTTGTGTGCCATTGTTAAATTCCTATTGAGACCTGCCTCAGGCTATCGTACAAGCAATCGGATAaatcacatgttcaagtcccctagggggacaaaaaaaaagaaaaaacatttaaaattaaaaTCAACCCCTTTTACAAATAAAGAtaaataccaataaaaaaaaggtaaacaTCATTGATATTATTGTGCCCGAAAACGCGTAAATTATTAAAGATTTAAATGTATTTGTTCTGCATGGTGAATggcgtaatgaaaaaaaaattaaaaattttaattGTTGAATCGCCttttatttttggtctgcatttaTTTGTGGATCGGAtgtagacccattaatttcaatgggggccgcaaaagatgctgtccgcatccgtatgtccgttccgcaaaaaaagtctAATTATTTTCCATTTCGCAGACCAGGAtaggacaaaaaaatatatataaaaaattggcGGCATGCATGTGGCTGGGATCAGTCTTTTGTGAACCATAAAACGGATACGGTCATGtgtattaagcctcatgcacctgacagtatgtattttgcagtcagcaaaaaatacggatgacgtctgtgtgtattccgtattttgcggaacggacaagctggcccctaatagaacagtactatcctcgtccgtaatgcggacaatatagGACATATTCTACGTGATAACAGATCAATGGCATGCAAAGAGAACACAAACAGTCACCTGTGTTCCTTGCATTCAAACTGCGCGGCCGTCATCTTGGTAGCAAACTGGAGCAGTGGGATGAGAATCTCTCTTGACGTAACAAAGCGCGAGAAGTCCTCATGTTGTGTAACACAAGGATCGGTTTGGAAGAATCTCTCCGTTGCTGGTAATTCATGGCAGCAGACACACTCCTCTACCTCGGACATGATCGTGCACTGTCCACACTGACACCAATTTGTGTTCTGCAGCCTTCCTTCGGGATCGGGCGTTGGACGTGGCCGCTCCTCCCCTGGTCCCCACTGGGGGTCATCCTGGAAGCAATACGGATTACAGCGATTTTCTTCGCCTCTTCCTTCCCTTAAACTTTGTAGAAGTTCTTGGAATTGCTAATCAAAAGAAAAATTCATTTGATTTTCACAGAAGTATGAAAAATATTAAAGATATGAGGTGTAAACTCACAGGGTCATTAGCATTCCTGGCATTGGCGGCTTTCCGAGCCTCAGCTGCTGCtgcatcttcttcctcttcttcttcttcttcacttTCATGCTTTTatccatgaaaaaaaaacatgggtAGGTAGGTTACACAAAatggcctaatttttttttttaaaacaatatataaaaaaaaaccaaaaaaaaaaacaatcctacTTCGGaacttactccaaaatcatattcTAGTTCAGAATACTCATATTCTAATTCATAATCCTCAT
This genomic interval carries:
- the KBTBD4 gene encoding kelch repeat and BTB domain-containing protein 4 isoform X1, with amino-acid sequence MDPSEEATDQNLVSTTENYFVMYTFTDRSHSSRVAQSIMKLCMEEQLFVDVTVLVEGKEFQLHRLVLSAQSCFFRSMFASNLKEGHNRVIELKDVSASIFQLLVDYIYHGTVKLRLEQLQETYEVADMYQLTSLFEECSRFLVRTVQVKNCLQIMWLADQHSDTSLYTAAKHCAKTQLSQLCDTEEFLNLPLRLLTDIITDGVPCSQNPTVAIKNWIHFNKEEREGFTEKLLSSLKEIGEKVDIYLIGKEESRTHSIAVSLHCAQDDSISVSGQNSLCHQITAACKHGADLYVVGGSIPRRMWKCNMETMDWERCAPLPRDRLQHTLVSVSSKDVIYSLGGKTLQDSLSNVVIYYRVRDNVWTETSQLEVSISGAAGVNLNGLIYLMGGVENDLDFFTKPSRLIQCFDTNTEKCHVKPYLLPFAGHIHAAVHKDLVFIIAQGDSLVCYNPLLDSFTRLYLPEIWNSRPSLWKIASCNGCIYLFRDHYKKGDASAFKLNPVTSVVTVTSGTRFLLTNLQFLLA